The Rissa tridactyla isolate bRisTri1 chromosome 6, bRisTri1.patW.cur.20221130, whole genome shotgun sequence genome includes a region encoding these proteins:
- the CH25H gene encoding cholesterol 25-hydroxylase: MNCSLPDSVLLSYAMDGLRDRLCLQSLWDFITAKEPLIKSPFFPVLFSFTAYMAFCLPYIALDFLSTRLPNLRKYKIQPQNYPTLGMMVPCIIQSAYHHVVFIFPVTFLHWYWRPMNLPVIAPELPKVLLEVVVCLLLFDFEYFLWHLLHHKVPWLYKTFHKVHHKHVSTFALTTQYSGVWELLSLGFFAAINPVLLGCHPLTEMIFFLVNIWLSVEDHSGYDLPWSTHRLVPFGLYGGAPHHDLHHLKFKSNYAPYFTHWDKLFGTFTESHSN; this comes from the coding sequence ATGAACTGCAGCCTGCCAGACAGCGTGCTGCTCAGCTACGCGATGGATGGACTGCGGGACAGGTTGTGCCTCCAGTCTCTTTGGGACTTTATCACAGCAAAGGAGCCATTGATCAAGTCACCCTTTTTTccagtgctgttttcttttacagcatACATGGCTTTCTGTCTTCCATATATTGCACTGGACTTTTTAAGCACTAGACTACCAAACCTGAGAAAATACAAAATCCAGCCGCAGAACTATCCGACTCTTGGAATGATGGTGCCTTGCATTATTCAAAGTGCGTATCAccatgttgtttttattttcccgGTGACATTTCTCCACTGGTACTGGAGACCAATGAATCTACCAGTGATAGCTCCAGAGCTGCCTAAAGTCCTGCTGGAAGTAGTAGTTTGCCTGCTTCTGTTTGATTTCGAGTACTTCCTGTGGCATTTGCTTCATCACAAGGTGCCTTGGCTCTACAAGACCTTCCACAAGGTGCATCACAAGCATGTGTCAACATTTGCTCTTACTACACAGTATTCCGGTGTGTGGGAATTGCTCTCACTGGGATTTTTTGCTGCTATCAACCCAGTGCTCCTCGGATGCCATCCTTTGACAGAAATGATTTTCTTCCTTGTAAACATTTGGTTGTCAGTGGAGGACCATTCAGGATACGACCTTCCATGGTCAACTCACAGACTTGTGCCTTTTGGTTTGTATGGAGGAGCACCACATCATGATCTCCATCATCTGAAATTCAAATCAAACTATGCTCCTTACTTCACCCACTGGGACAAACTCTTCGGGACATTCACAGAGTCACATTCTAACTAA
- the LOC128911607 gene encoding putative lysosomal acid lipase/cholesteryl ester hydrolase, which translates to MRGLVVAAFLLLGIAGSGAFAGGRRNVDPETNMNISQIITFRGYPSEEYEVTTEDGYILSVNRIPYGRKGRGRSKGPRPAVFLQHGLLADASNWITNLDYNSLGFMLADAGYDVWLGNSRGNTWSRKHTHFTVKQEEFWVFSFDEMAKYDIPASVDFILKKTGQEQVFYIGHSQGTTMAFVAFSTLPQLAKKIKMFFALAPVATVKFATSPLVKLGVFPDLLLKDVFGKKQFLPQNYLLKWLATHVCTHRILDDLCGNIFFLLCGFNERNLNMSRVDVYSTHCPAGTSVQNMIHWSQAVKTGELKAYDWGSKAANMAHYNQSTPPFYKIKEMTVPTAVWTGGQDWLADPKDIAMLLTQITNLVYHKNIPEWEHLDFIWGLDAPYRMYNEIINMIRKYV; encoded by the exons agtcAAATTATTACCTTCAGGGGATACCCTAGTGAGGAGTACGAAGTGACGACAGAAGATGGGTATATCCTTTCCGTTAACAGAATTCCTTATGGAAGAAAAGGCCGTGGGAGGAGCAAAG gtcCAAGGCCTGCCGTGTTTCTGCAGCACGGTTTGCTGGCAGATGCCAGCAACTGGATCACAAACTTGGATTACAACAGCCTCGGCTTTATGCTGGCAGACGCTGGCTACGACGTATGGCTgggaaacagcagagggaacacctGGTCCAGGAAACATACACACTTCACAGTGAAGCAAGAAGAATTCTGGGTTTTCAG CTTTGATGAAATGGCCAAGTATGACATTCCAGCCTCAGTGGACTTTATTTTGAAGAAGACTGGCCAGGAACAAGTATTTTACATTGGCCATTCACAGGGCACCACCATGG CTTTCGTTGCTTTTTCGACTTTGCCACAGCTGGCTaagaaaatcaaaatgttctTTGCCTTGGCACCAGTAGCTACAGTCAAGTTTGCCACTAGCCCTCTTGTAAAATTGGGAGTGTTTCCTGACCTGCTACTCAAG GATGTGTTTGGAAAGAAACAATTCCTCCCTCAGAATTATTTGCTGAAGTGGCTGGCTACCCACGTTTGCACCCACAGAATACTTGACGACCTTTGCGGCAACATATTCTTTCTTCTGTGTGGTTTTAATGAGAGAAACTTGAATATG AGCCGAGTGGATGTGTATTCAACACACTGCCCTGCGGGGACATCTGTACAAAACATGATCCACTGGAGCCAG GCTGTGAAGACTGGGGAGCTCAAAGCTTATGACTGGGGAAGCAAGGCTGCAAATATGGCTCACTACAACCAG tcTACTCCGCCTTTCTACAAAATAAAAGAGATGACTGTACCAACCGCGGTGTGGACTGGTGGACAGGACTGGCTGGCAGACCCAAAGGATATTGCTATGCTGCTCACTCAGATCACAAACTTGGTTTACCACAAAAACATTCCAGAATGGGAACATTTGGATTTCATCTGGGGCCTTGATGCGCCTTACCGCATGTATAATGAAATAATTAACATGATTAGGAAGTATGTCTAA